One genomic segment of Pandoraea thiooxydans includes these proteins:
- the kynA gene encoding tryptophan 2,3-dioxygenase, with translation MRSKKTMNHPSTSHGEDKAAEGGWHSAKLDFSTSMSYGDYLSLDAILSAQHPRSPDHNEMLFVIQHQTTELWMKLALFELQAAREAVRQDDLPPAFKMLARVSRIMEQLVQAWSVLATMTPSEYSAMRPYLGTSSGFQSYQYRVLEFILGNKNAAMLKPHAHRPDLLAQVQTALETPSFYDEVVALLARRGFAIAPTRLARDWTQPTPHDASVEAAWLAVYRDPSHHWDLYEMAEELVDLEDAFRQWRFRHVTTVERIIGFKQGTGGTSGAPYLRKMLDVVLFPELWQVRTAL, from the coding sequence CTGCGGAGTAAAAAAACCATGAATCACCCGTCCACCTCTCACGGGGAAGACAAGGCCGCCGAGGGCGGCTGGCACAGCGCGAAACTGGATTTTTCGACGTCCATGAGCTACGGCGACTATCTGTCGCTCGACGCGATTCTGTCGGCGCAGCACCCACGCTCGCCTGACCACAACGAGATGCTTTTCGTCATCCAGCACCAAACCACCGAGCTGTGGATGAAGCTGGCGCTGTTCGAGCTGCAGGCCGCGCGCGAAGCGGTGCGGCAGGACGACTTGCCGCCGGCGTTCAAAATGCTGGCGCGCGTCTCGCGCATCATGGAGCAATTGGTGCAGGCCTGGAGCGTGCTGGCGACCATGACGCCATCGGAATATTCGGCGATGCGCCCGTATCTGGGCACCTCATCGGGCTTTCAGTCGTATCAGTACCGCGTGCTGGAATTCATACTCGGCAATAAAAATGCCGCCATGCTCAAACCGCACGCGCATCGACCGGACCTGCTCGCGCAGGTCCAGACCGCGCTCGAGACACCGTCGTTCTACGACGAGGTGGTTGCACTGCTGGCGCGGCGCGGCTTTGCGATCGCACCAACGCGCCTGGCGCGCGACTGGACACAGCCGACGCCGCACGACGCATCGGTCGAAGCCGCATGGCTGGCCGTCTATCGCGACCCCTCGCACCACTGGGACCTCTACGAAATGGCCGAGGAACTGGTGGATCTGGAGGATGCCTTTCGCCAGTGGCGCTTTCGGCACGTCACCACCGTCGAGCGCATCATCGGCTTCAAGCAGGGCACCGGCGGTACGAGCGGCGCGCCTTACCTGCGCAAGATGCTCGACGTCGTGCTGTTTCCCGAATTGTGGCAGGTACGCACGGCGCTATAA
- the kynU gene encoding kynureninase yields the protein MTITRPDCEQRDRDDPLGALRQHFDLPEGVIYLDGNSLGALPRQSAARAQQVITQEWGNGLIRSWNDAGWFALPRRLGDQLAPLIGAGANEVVVTDTTSSNLFKVLAAALHHQKQHAPQRKIIVSERSNFPTDLYIAQGLANLLDDGYALRLIDAPEELPAALRDDVAVALLTHVNYRTGAMYDMAAQTSLIQAAGALAIWDLSHSAGAVPVDLNGAGADYAIGCTYKYLNGGPGAPAYVWVNPRHQATFWQPLSGWWGHRQPFAMLPDYQPDEGIGRYLCGTQPMVSLALVQCGLDIFGKTDMRAIRAKSLALTDLFIELVEQHCADFPVTLVTPRAHDMRGSQVSFEHPQGFAIVQALIARGVIGDYREPGIMRFGFTPLYTRFADVWDAVAILREILATGSWDRPEFHRRGAVT from the coding sequence ATGACGATAACCCGCCCCGATTGCGAGCAACGAGATCGCGACGACCCGCTGGGCGCGCTGCGCCAGCACTTCGATCTGCCCGAGGGTGTGATCTATCTCGACGGCAACTCGCTGGGCGCGCTGCCGCGCCAGTCGGCCGCGCGCGCGCAGCAGGTCATCACGCAGGAATGGGGGAACGGCCTCATTCGCAGTTGGAACGACGCCGGCTGGTTCGCGCTGCCGCGTCGCCTGGGCGACCAGCTGGCGCCGCTCATCGGCGCGGGCGCCAATGAAGTCGTGGTCACCGACACCACCTCGTCGAATCTGTTCAAGGTGCTTGCCGCGGCACTGCATCACCAGAAGCAGCATGCGCCGCAGCGCAAGATCATCGTCTCCGAACGGAGCAACTTCCCCACCGATCTGTATATCGCCCAAGGCCTGGCGAACCTGCTCGACGACGGCTATGCGCTGCGCCTGATCGATGCGCCGGAGGAACTGCCGGCGGCATTGCGCGACGACGTCGCCGTGGCGCTGCTCACCCATGTCAACTACCGGACCGGCGCGATGTACGACATGGCCGCGCAAACCTCGCTCATCCAGGCCGCCGGCGCGCTGGCGATCTGGGATCTGAGCCATTCGGCCGGCGCCGTGCCGGTCGACCTGAACGGCGCGGGCGCCGACTATGCGATCGGCTGCACCTATAAATACCTGAACGGCGGGCCCGGCGCGCCGGCCTACGTGTGGGTGAATCCGCGCCATCAGGCGACGTTCTGGCAACCGCTGTCGGGTTGGTGGGGGCACCGCCAGCCGTTCGCGATGCTGCCCGACTATCAGCCCGACGAGGGCATCGGCCGTTACCTGTGCGGCACGCAGCCGATGGTGTCGCTGGCGCTCGTGCAGTGCGGGCTCGATATCTTCGGCAAAACCGACATGCGGGCGATCCGCGCCAAATCGCTGGCGCTGACCGATCTGTTCATCGAACTGGTCGAGCAGCACTGTGCGGACTTTCCGGTGACGCTGGTCACGCCGCGCGCGCACGACATGCGCGGCAGCCAGGTGAGCTTCGAGCATCCGCAAGGTTTCGCCATCGTGCAGGCGCTGATCGCGCGCGGCGTGATCGGCGATTACCGCGAGCCGGGCATCATGCGCTTCGGCTTCACGCCGCTTTACACCCGCTTCGCCGACGTGTGGGACGCGGTCGCCATCCTGCGCGAGATTCTCGCCACGGGCAGTTGGGATCGGCCGGAATTTCACCGCCGCGGCGCCGTTACCTGA
- a CDS encoding flavin reductase family protein: MRRAAAPDFDDASFRRALGQFATGVTVITTRADHGQLIGITASSFNSVSLAPPLILWSLSSAAGSMPVFRDNSHYAVNVLASSQLDLCRRFATLKGDRFAGVPYTLSATGVPVLDGALAWFECHNRSRYVEGDHVIFVGEVERCGVHPHAENVAPLIFHRGGFHEPQSLD, translated from the coding sequence ATGAGGCGCGCCGCCGCTCCCGACTTCGACGACGCCAGTTTCAGACGGGCGCTGGGGCAATTCGCAACCGGCGTGACAGTGATCACCACGCGCGCCGACCACGGTCAACTGATCGGCATCACCGCCAGTTCATTCAATTCCGTCTCGCTCGCGCCGCCGCTGATTCTGTGGAGCCTGTCCAGCGCCGCCGGCAGCATGCCGGTGTTTCGCGACAACTCGCACTACGCGGTCAACGTACTGGCGTCCTCGCAACTGGATCTGTGCAGGCGTTTCGCCACGCTCAAGGGAGATCGTTTCGCCGGTGTTCCCTACACGCTGAGCGCGACCGGTGTACCGGTGCTCGACGGCGCGCTGGCGTGGTTCGAATGCCACAACCGCAGCCGTTACGTCGAGGGCGATCATGTGATTTTCGTCGGCGAGGTTGAGCGCTGCGGCGTCCATCCGCATGCCGAGAACGTAGCGCCGCTGATCTTTCATCGCGGCGGTTTTCACGAACCCCAGTCGCTCGATTGA
- a CDS encoding peptidase M29, which translates to MLIERIEHKWIEAFAATLRLCDIQPGDAVAIVAESQSRPVNVELAQLALERLGARPYRIVMPSPAQSAPVPVRSTGASDALQGLAPVIAALKASTLVVDCTVEGLLHAAELPAILAGGARVLMISNEHPEILERCAADPALEAKVRQGIRRLRAAGRMRVSSSAGTALDVALGGARVGGVWGWCAKPGQVAHWPGGLVLAFPAAGSVNGTLVLAPGDINLTFKRYLRERVVLSIRDDYVTDIDGHGLDADLMREYFAAWGERDAYAVSHVGWGMNPRARWESLACYDKRDCNGTEQRAFAGNFLYSTGANEVAGRHTLGHFDLPLRHCTVALDDEVIVRDGVLQGDLA; encoded by the coding sequence GTGCTGATCGAGCGTATCGAGCATAAATGGATCGAGGCGTTCGCCGCGACCTTGCGCCTGTGCGATATCCAGCCGGGCGATGCGGTGGCGATTGTAGCCGAATCGCAATCCCGCCCCGTCAACGTGGAATTGGCCCAGTTGGCGCTGGAGCGGCTCGGCGCGCGGCCTTATCGTATTGTGATGCCATCGCCCGCGCAGAGTGCACCCGTGCCGGTGCGCTCGACCGGGGCAAGCGATGCGCTGCAGGGACTCGCCCCGGTGATCGCCGCGCTCAAGGCCTCGACGCTGGTGGTGGACTGCACCGTCGAGGGACTGCTGCACGCGGCCGAATTACCGGCGATCCTGGCCGGCGGGGCCCGCGTGCTGATGATTTCCAACGAACATCCGGAGATTCTCGAGCGATGCGCGGCCGACCCCGCCCTCGAGGCCAAGGTGCGCCAGGGCATCAGGCGTCTGCGCGCTGCCGGCCGGATGCGTGTGAGCTCGAGCGCCGGCACCGCGCTCGATGTCGCGTTGGGCGGCGCTCGCGTGGGCGGCGTGTGGGGGTGGTGCGCCAAACCCGGCCAGGTCGCGCACTGGCCCGGCGGCCTGGTGCTGGCCTTTCCCGCCGCGGGCAGTGTGAACGGCACTTTGGTGCTGGCGCCCGGCGATATCAATCTGACCTTCAAGCGCTATTTGCGCGAGCGTGTGGTGCTGAGCATACGCGACGACTACGTGACCGATATCGACGGCCATGGGCTGGATGCCGATCTGATGCGCGAATATTTCGCCGCATGGGGCGAGCGCGACGCCTATGCGGTGTCGCACGTCGGCTGGGGCATGAATCCGCGAGCGCGCTGGGAGTCGCTGGCCTGCTATGACAAGCGCGACTGCAATGGCACCGAGCAGCGCGCCTTCGCGGGCAACTTTCTCTATTCGACCGGCGCCAATGAGGTGGCGGGGCGGCATACGCTCGGGCACTTCGACCTGCCGCTGCGCCACTGCACGGTCGCGCTGGACGACGAGGTGATCGTGCGCGACGGCGTGCTGCAGGGAGATCTCGCATGA
- a CDS encoding MarR family winged helix-turn-helix transcriptional regulator: MKHPERSPFIDDYFAYLLARASTLVSHEFHQEVQAAGLAVSEWRILATLSDGRACTISELADIVLAKQPTVTKVVDRLENAGLVIRQPGTVDRRQSLVSGTPAGRRLAAPLVASAKAHEERLLQRFGATESAQLKATLRALIDELGPRRA, encoded by the coding sequence ATGAAACATCCTGAGCGCTCACCCTTCATCGACGACTATTTCGCCTACCTGCTGGCGCGCGCGAGCACCCTGGTCTCGCATGAATTCCATCAGGAAGTGCAGGCAGCCGGGCTGGCCGTCTCGGAATGGCGCATCCTGGCCACGCTCTCGGACGGGCGCGCCTGCACGATCAGCGAACTGGCCGACATCGTGCTGGCCAAGCAGCCTACGGTGACCAAGGTGGTCGACCGGCTTGAAAACGCGGGCCTGGTGATACGCCAGCCCGGCACCGTCGATCGCCGTCAGTCACTGGTAAGCGGCACGCCCGCCGGCCGTCGCCTGGCCGCACCGCTGGTGGCCAGCGCCAAGGCGCACGAGGAACGCTTGCTGCAGCGCTTCGGGGCAACCGAATCGGCGCAGCTCAAGGCCACCCTGCGCGCGCTGATCGACGAATTGGGCCCGCGGCGCGCTTAG
- a CDS encoding Lrp/AsnC family transcriptional regulator, whose amino-acid sequence MQSISLDTLDCKILSLLQANGRISNLELAEHIALSPSACLRRLRLLEEQGVIARYQACLSHEKLGFELEAFVHVSLRHDLESWHEKFARTIQEWPEVVGAFVVTGESHYVLRVLTPSLKHYSDFVLQRLYKAPGVMDIRSNIVLQKLKDEIGVPAELLSAVARA is encoded by the coding sequence ATGCAATCGATTTCCCTCGACACGCTGGATTGCAAGATTCTGTCGTTATTGCAGGCCAACGGCCGGATCAGCAATCTCGAGTTGGCCGAGCATATCGCGCTGTCGCCGTCGGCGTGTCTCAGACGCCTGCGCCTGCTCGAGGAGCAGGGGGTGATTGCCCGCTATCAGGCATGCCTGAGCCACGAGAAGCTGGGTTTCGAACTCGAGGCCTTCGTGCACGTGTCGCTGCGCCATGACCTGGAGAGCTGGCACGAGAAGTTCGCGCGCACCATTCAAGAGTGGCCTGAGGTCGTCGGCGCGTTCGTGGTGACCGGCGAGAGCCACTATGTGCTGCGCGTGCTCACGCCGAGTTTGAAGCACTATTCCGATTTCGTGTTGCAGCGCCTCTATAAGGCACCTGGCGTCATGGACATCCGCTCGAATATCGTCTTGCAAAAACTCAAGGATGAAATCGGCGTGCCGGCCGAATTGCTATCGGCCGTGGCTCGCGCCTGA
- the kynB gene encoding arylformamidase, producing the protein MWDISPPVNPQTPTWPGDTRVTEERVWTMSPDCPVNVGRITLSPHTGAHTDAPLHYDAAGDAIGAVALTPYLGPCRVIDCIGAQPRVEPHHLDGHLLDVPPRVLLRTYERSPADWDEAFCAVAAATIDLLAAHGVQLIGIDTPSLDPQTSKTMDAHHRVRAHRMAILEGIVLDGVAPGDYELIALPLKFTNLDASPVRAVLRAL; encoded by the coding sequence ATTTGGGATATCAGCCCTCCCGTCAATCCACAGACACCGACCTGGCCGGGCGACACACGCGTGACGGAAGAACGCGTATGGACGATGAGTCCCGACTGTCCGGTCAATGTCGGGCGGATCACGCTGTCGCCGCATACCGGTGCCCACACCGATGCCCCGCTGCACTACGATGCCGCCGGTGACGCCATCGGCGCGGTCGCGCTGACGCCGTACCTGGGGCCATGCCGCGTCATCGATTGCATCGGCGCGCAGCCGCGCGTCGAGCCCCATCACCTGGACGGCCACTTGCTCGATGTTCCGCCGCGCGTGCTGCTGCGCACGTACGAGCGCAGCCCGGCCGATTGGGACGAAGCGTTCTGCGCCGTGGCGGCGGCCACTATCGACCTGCTCGCCGCGCACGGCGTGCAGCTGATCGGCATCGATACCCCGTCGCTGGATCCGCAAACCTCCAAGACCATGGATGCGCACCACCGCGTGCGCGCCCATCGCATGGCGATCCTCGAGGGCATCGTGCTCGACGGCGTCGCGCCCGGCGATTACGAGTTGATCGCCCTGCCGCTCAAATTCACCAACCTCGACGCCAGTCCGGTCAGAGCCGTACTGCGCGCGCTTTGA